One region of Bradyrhizobium betae genomic DNA includes:
- the bla gene encoding class A beta-lactamase has product MPLDRRSLLASLCSMAASSAFAADAPPELESYERETGGRIGVYAENLATGAKLAWRADERFVMCSTFKASLAACVLARVDRGEEQLAAMIPYGKADLLDYAPVAKQNLATGRMSVAEMCKAIVELSDNSCANLLLARIGGPAALTAFWRSLGDTTSRLDHNEPELNRSQPGDPRDTTTPAAMAGNLRRLVTGEALSPSSRAQLTEWMVGCKTGANRLRGGLPASWTIGDKTGNNGKDASVDIAVAWPKIDTKTDTKTGTKADIKPAAPILIAAYTQGGTPTAAQIEAVFARIGRMVAERLA; this is encoded by the coding sequence ATGCCTCTCGACCGCCGTTCTCTGCTCGCTTCGCTGTGCTCGATGGCCGCCTCTTCCGCGTTCGCCGCGGACGCGCCGCCCGAACTCGAATCCTACGAGCGCGAGACCGGCGGCCGGATCGGGGTCTACGCCGAGAACCTTGCGACCGGCGCAAAGCTCGCCTGGCGCGCTGATGAGCGCTTCGTCATGTGCTCGACCTTCAAGGCCTCGCTCGCGGCTTGCGTGCTGGCGCGGGTCGATCGCGGCGAGGAGCAGCTTGCCGCCATGATCCCCTACGGCAAGGCCGATTTGCTCGACTACGCACCGGTCGCCAAGCAAAATCTCGCGACCGGCAGGATGTCGGTCGCCGAGATGTGCAAGGCGATCGTCGAGCTCAGCGACAATAGTTGCGCCAATCTGCTGCTGGCGCGGATCGGCGGGCCGGCCGCGCTCACGGCGTTCTGGCGATCACTCGGCGACACCACCTCGCGGCTCGACCACAATGAGCCCGAGCTCAACCGCTCACAGCCCGGCGATCCCCGGGACACCACGACGCCGGCGGCGATGGCCGGCAATCTGCGGAGGCTGGTGACGGGCGAGGCATTGTCGCCGTCATCGCGCGCGCAGCTCACCGAATGGATGGTGGGCTGCAAGACCGGCGCGAACCGGCTGCGCGGCGGCCTGCCGGCGAGTTGGACCATCGGCGACAAGACCGGCAACAACGGCAAGGATGCATCGGTTGACATCGCGGTCGCCTGGCCCAAGATCGATACAAAGACAGATACGAAGACCGGCACGAAGGCCGACATCAAGCCCGCTGCGCCGATCCTGATCGCGGCCTATACCCAGGGCGGCACGCCGACCGCGGCGCAGATCGAGGCGGTGTTCGCACGGATCGGACGCATGGTGGCCGAGCGGCTGGCGTGA
- a CDS encoding GFA family protein — protein sequence MTGSENSNARILTGECYCRAVRYEVADAFSYAMNCHCSNCRRTTGSAFKPFAGIVQDQLRLVRGEDRRLIYGDATTHDAHCARCGSLLYSRVRDGKWVHVAMGTLVDAPSIRPSAHIFVGSKAPWHEITDGLPQYRGHIGQV from the coding sequence ATGACCGGATCAGAAAACTCGAACGCTCGCATCCTCACCGGCGAATGCTATTGCCGCGCCGTGCGCTACGAGGTGGCGGATGCGTTTTCCTACGCGATGAACTGCCACTGTTCGAACTGCCGCCGCACCACCGGCTCCGCTTTCAAGCCATTCGCCGGAATCGTGCAGGACCAGCTCCGTCTCGTCCGGGGTGAGGACCGGCGCCTCATCTACGGCGACGCCACCACCCATGACGCGCACTGTGCCCGCTGCGGCTCGCTGCTTTATTCCCGGGTGCGCGACGGCAAATGGGTCCATGTCGCCATGGGAACCCTGGTCGATGCCCCCTCGATCCGGCCGAGCGCCCATATTTTCGTGGGCTCGAAAGCGCCCTGGCATGAGATCACGGACGGTCTGCCGCAATATCGGGGGCACATCGGGCAGGTTTGA
- a CDS encoding nuclear transport factor 2 family protein — protein MSQNRSSVEAVVQSYFDGLYEGDAEKLGAIFHPSADLRWVEKGELQVLTVPDWLDRVRKRPSGKAEGKPREDFIVTIDRSDDKTAFIKVRCQLPPRFFTDYLVAMKLADGWQIVSKSYRYDLKE, from the coding sequence ATGAGCCAGAACCGTTCGAGCGTCGAAGCCGTCGTGCAATCCTATTTCGACGGACTTTACGAGGGCGACGCCGAAAAGCTCGGCGCCATCTTCCATCCCTCCGCCGATCTGCGCTGGGTCGAAAAGGGCGAGCTGCAGGTGCTGACCGTGCCCGACTGGCTCGACCGCGTGCGCAAGCGCCCCTCCGGTAAGGCCGAAGGCAAGCCGCGCGAAGATTTCATCGTCACCATCGACCGCTCCGACGACAAGACCGCCTTCATCAAGGTCCGCTGCCAGCTGCCGCCGCGTTTCTTCACCGACTATCTGGTGGCGATGAAGCTCGCCGACGGCTGGCAGATCGTGTCGAAGTCGTATCGGTATGACCTGAAGGAGTGA